The Arachis ipaensis cultivar K30076 chromosome B05, Araip1.1, whole genome shotgun sequence nucleotide sequence TCCTTGTATCGCAAGTaaactttattttaatatttcagGGGCTTGACTACAACTCAGGGGTGTGGCAATTTGAAGGGTATGGTTTTGTACCAAATGGAACATCTGGTGCTACAATAGCACAGATCCATGGTGCTGCACATGGTGCTACCACACTTATACTAAGAATATATAATAACGGAGAAATGAGATACTACAGCAGAGATTTAGTGGCTGAAAATCTTTATGACAAGTGGTTCAGACTGAATATCATCCATGATGTTGATGGTGGAACCGTTTCAGTGTTCATTGATGGAAAGAAAAAGTTTCATACAAAGGATAAAGGTCCTGGAGACTTGTACTTCAAATGTGGTGTTTATGCAGCACCTGCTAATATAAGCTATTACATGGAATCAAGATGGAGAGACATCAAAATTTATAGATTATAATAATTTTGTTTATTCAATAATAATCCATTGTTGTTAGTATTCTCTGTTTAGTTGATCCAAGATTCAAAATTAAGTTGGTTTGCTCTGGAACCCAAGTTTAATCAACTGGTTGACCATATTCTATTTCTAATATGTCTAATCGAAGCTAAATTATTGGATTATATTATTGATTGAAATGTTAGCTAATAACTTATTATCTAACTAACTAGCTCTTCTCAATAAATAATTACACTTAATATTCGGCCCATCTAATGTGTACAAAATGAATGATGAATATTCCAGGATCTGAACTTGAATATTATTCAGAGCACTTCATGGTGGTTGGTCAGGATGATTTTGAAGCATTTGCAGGCCAAAACCTCCATTCAAGTTATTTCATTACACATTATTTAGTTATTTGAACTTTGAAGTTGTAGATTTATTCCTAATTAAAACATTATTTTAGTAGATCACACAATTATGAGTATAGATAGTTAATTAGTAATAACTGATATTGAGTACTTGTCCTTGTTATGATTCTTTTACTTCTCGTAGTCTTTGATCAATGTAATTAATATCCTTATTACCCTCTAAACAAAGATGGGCACCAAAGAAATCACCCTTTCAAACATCAAAATATATAGAATCTTATAATCCTTAGTGATCCAAAGATGTGATCTAATTCTTAGGAACTTCAAAATACGATCCAGATTTGTAAGACTTGTATGCTTTCTGTCAAAATAATAATTGGTACAACTTTGAGAGCTATGTTCATTAGAACGTTTGAGATCATGTCGCACATCGGCGGGAAGGGGAACAAGCATTCAAGCCTTTGGTTATAAAAGAACAATTCTTGGACTCTAAAAAGCATACCTTTCTCGGCCTTTTGGCTAAGATCAAGTGTAGTATCTGTTCTTATCAGTTTAATATCTGATATGTGGGCCATTGGCCCACacgatattaaatttattttttgaggGCGATGGGCCATACAGTAGCTTGCTACTGGGCTTGTCGAGCGTCGCCTAAGCCTTACACTATCGCATGGGCCTGGCGCACCCCACCTATTCAGTTTGAAATATTGCATTTTAACCCTAGAATACAATCTATTTGGGGCAAAAAACACAAGAATAAATTGAATACGTTAGTGTAAAGTGAAGAGATTTGAGTCTTCCACAACACAAAATTGATCCATGATAGGAGAAcacaaattaaacaaaaatacatAGGTAACTGCAAACTATGTGCTATATAACTAATGAAACCAAGCTCTTATCCTCAACTTCTATTGCTATGGATTCTATTTTTCTTATGGGATGATGAAATATACATCTTCAATACGTAATTATTAGTCAAACCTTCACAAAAATTACTTGACTGAAATCAATAGAATGCTATCCTCctattttgaaaaatgcaaggCTTATAGCTCTCatctaaaaaaaataactatataatgaataaaagaaaatacttaacttggtgtgggaaaaaaAACTATACACCACCACAAGGCACACAACACCACTTGGCTATTTGAAGAAAAAACCACTGCAAAGCATTTGG carries:
- the LOC107644945 gene encoding citrate-binding protein; translated protein: MCRSSCNNYSTLSISIFFLLLLCVDNSLEVVAYGDPTLGFIPVPLTQANLKLQKPYDIPLDQRYSYEHGIHWLWVYADDKPHEPTSHTQPRTEIRISGLDYNSGVWQFEGYGFVPNGTSGATIAQIHGAAHGATTLILRIYNNGEMRYYSRDLVAENLYDKWFRLNIIHDVDGGTVSVFIDGKKKFHTKDKGPGDLYFKCGVYAAPANISYYMESRWRDIKIYRL